The DNA segment ATATGCAACAGGCAACACTCAAAAAAGATGAATTCCCTTATTACATACCACCCCCTCTTGCTTTGCTGCTTCATAACGATTGCAAGCATAGAAACCTCCTGTTCTCTCACCATGGTCGGACCATGCACCAAGACACAACCTGCAAATCAGTAAGAACACCACATTCAGTTGAAGATAACCTAGGGGTACAGTTAAGAATTTAGTTCGCAATGAATTAGGCTATGTAGCAGGAATTTCAAATTCCAATAAAGGAATTCCACCAAAGAGTATGAATGACAAGAAAAGAATGTGACAATGAAGCTGTTTAATTTGAAAGTACTGAAGTATAAAACTCACCAGCAAAATTCAAACTTGCAGGGTGGTGTGCACGTCATGTGCATACAACCTTGGTTCTTTTCGATTGGACGCTTGCACTTGGGACAAGGTTTCGAGTTGGCCAATATCCTAAAAGCAACAAAATTGGTATAAGCTTAGTTCTGCATTAAGAAAAGAGACACATGTAACCCTGATAATAGATACATAGACAACGttctaattaaaataaacatCACGTCGTCAAACCATACATACCACAATTAAGGAACAGACCTTGACTCGCCTTACCTTATGCACTATTACAGTCATAGAACCTAAATTTTAGCTCATTTTAAGGAAGAACAAGACCTGACTTTATCTGTTCTTCGTGAAAATAGAAGAGGGGAGaatacaaaaatgaataaaGATGCAACAAGACACCAAGCTTTTGCTCCTCATTTCAAAAAAATCCACACAACAGCAACTTCAAAATAGTATTGACTTATATGAACAGTAAGCACATAAATCCGTGGTGAAAGAATGGTTCTACTGCAAGGCTTTGCAGAATGAGAACAGCTCCAACATTAATGTTAAgtaaaattgaataaaatcaTGTCAATCAATTCTTTTTTGCAAATATAAGCCTGACTTGGGAATTAAGATAAAGTTTTACATTTTCAGGTGCaccatttgaaaaataaattctcTCCATTCAAAGGTAATTGCTTCAACTATAGAAAAACATCAATACCGAAAATTGTAACATTTTTACATGAGAATTTGCAATTCAGAGTTTCAGATATCCTGTTCTGATGAAGTATACTATTATAGTTACCACATGTGACACATTGAATCTTCAATTAGACAAATAATTGGACAATGGGGGCCTCAGGATGAACATAATTCAGTCAAAGTATCAGTGACTCTAGGTGTACCCAAAAAAAAACACCAAGCACATAGGGTGTCAtgcacaaaaataacaaaattatggGAAAGAAATCATCCACCCAAACAAGGATTCTACCAATTCATGTTTTCTGACTCTGCACTGTTTTTCAGAATCCACTTTGCCACAGTTTCACAGTCCACTGGCCGATGAGCTTCCTCTGTACACTGCTCGAAGCAATTCGTTATGCTTTATACAAGAAATCTTTATCAGGTAACAAGACAATTAAATATCATACAGCTCAACTTACATTCCAACAGAAGCCATATGAACAACTGCAAGCGACATCATAGTTTCCACTACCGACAACATATTCCACAGCAGAATCACAACCAGGAGCAGGACACCACTTGATCTGTGAAAGAATAATAGAAATAACAATTGATTAACATGTCctaaaattcagaaaataaaagGGGAACGAGGCAAGCAAGCCAAAGCACAAGTAATCCGCTAGATGAGACCATCATAATACGCCCTCTGAGGCTTGAAGCAGTTGGAAAATATTACACCATTCAGATGCTAAATCACCACCAACCCCAGCTTTTTCCCAAAAGTTTATCTCAAGGAGCACAGACATCTTAAAAGGCACTGGaaggatttcaaataaatagtAAACTAAAGGAATtatctcaatcaaatcatctGCTAGATGAGACCATTATAAAATGCCCTCCAAGGCTTGAAGCAGTTGGAAAAATATCGCATCACACAGATGCTAAATCATCACCACCTCCAGCTTTTTTCCAAAAGCTGATCTCAAGGAGCACAAAGACCTTGAAAGGCTCTTAaaggatttcaaataaatagtAGACTAAAGGAATTATTCCATCTAATCATCCAGACACCTCAAGGGAGCTGGCTAACTACTCTCTAACAGAAAAACCAACTTTGCCTCTCGTTTGCATTATTGATTATAGCAACTGTAGCAAATGTAAAAGTGATGTCAGCAGTAGCAGCAGCATTTGTAGTGAAGGGGAATGAAAAGAACAAGAGTGATCTACTTAAGAAGATCCTTCCTGTGAGATTCAAAATTACTTGTTAGCCAGACGATCCTCCCTCCCAAGTTCTCAAACTGGATTATAATGTGAAagtgtaaggtccaaaaagtccactagcttaatcacgattaattgatttgattatatgatttaatgcatgttatttagaatatttaattgttatgtggaattatgtgaattattcgATGCCTGGAATTATGTGACTgctatgttattttttttttgtaaagttTTCAGATTGGtattaattttgggtcgtaggtacgagtctagccttgaatcgagttaagaaaaatatgttaaattaagtttaaagggATACAGTGTATTTTATTGAGTGGGGCagtaaaattttaaaggatttttaaatatgtaactaatgggccgtgttggagcccattagtcacaaaagaaaAGCGTTCAGAAATTTTATTCTGAACTCTCATTTGAACGCTCACTTTTCTTCCTCAAAATCCCTCTCAAACGCTAGGCTAGGGTTCTTCAGAGGCTCGAGGCTAGATCGTCCTACCGCTCAGGTTATTTCCAATCGAATCAAtccaggcaagtttttactgtttttaaacccattcaagaatatagttattttcaaggtaaaaccctaggtgtttgattgatgatccATGAatgttttattgaaaaattctatgagtatgttgcttgattgtgatacgtgcAGCATTCCTGAGGTGTTCGGTTCATGTTTATCGagttttgaaatatttgaaggcaataaatcagatttttgggtaaaagtagttttgaaggttttgattcaaaatctttgaaatgtttgatgcattggtataatttattttaagttcatGATGTTGTAGAATGATATTTTGATGGAAAAATTGTCCCAAAGCATTGTGGGTTTTGAGAAAatgcagaaaagatcagttttcGGAAAAGGGAGAAGCGACGGGGCGCCCGCGCTGTTacgcagcgcgcccgcgcctacttTGCGAGcggacggcgcgcccgcgctgttacGCAGCGCACGACCGCGCCTCAGGCTCGATTTTCCCACCCCATTTTATAagtttttgagtcctaaaaatcatgattttgatactttaatgtttttaattatttttaagaatgttcatgaagaattttaaagttttcaaggtccGAAACGGATGGAATGTCTCGCGTGGATCAgtcaagttatgtattgcatgattatgtgattttttcaTGAAAGTtaatttctcatgaaatgtttttACGGATTTTAAGCATGTAGCATCACGAGAAACTTTATGAGCATGTACTAGATTTATGAAATGacatgataagatgaatgatatgatgcatggaaaatattttgatgatttatgcgtcttgtggtgattatatggggtatgcacttcgggatgagctccggagcggctatccaaacatggctcacgggatggttatacggggtatgcacttcgggttgagctccgaagcggctatccaaagaatgaaagtttacagGCTTAATGCCATATGATCAACAGGAAACTATGAATGGCTCGTTATGACGAttaccacactactcatacttcatctccttatgatatggctatattaaagttatgtttattgcatgggagtttaagttaatgtttcCTTTTAAAGTTAGAAATCCTTTTTCTGCATgctcttgttgagtctttcgactcactatacttgaatggtgcaggtaatgatgatgtggatgcttttattgatgattatgtgggcgTACATGAAGAGGCaggggtcggtccaacgggcaatgcatgagtgtgaatgTTTTAGATTGGAggatgttttaaatattgttattGGTTGAGAGGCAaacaagttttaaatttttaagttgatgGCCATGCTTGGCAAATAATTttagatgtttttttttttattagtgcACATTTTATACACTCTTTTAATAAAGAAtatgatgcttccgcaaagtttttatttttaccaaatcttTATGTaagtatgtttgagtaacgtttcggttgagaaattgggacgttacagaAAGCTTGACAAATCATATGAACGGGAGAGTGGTACATTGTTCCATCGCTTTCGTTAAAATACCAAGAAAGATAAAATTCCCTCTAAAATTATGAGTTAGAAATTCGTTTCTACAAAGAACAGCACGTGCTCAAAAAAAAGCCCTACCGTGCGGCTGTCCTCAACATAGGATCTAAGAAGATAACGGTGATACTTCTCCTTATCTGCATCAGTTGCCAGCTTATCAATCATATCTTGCCCAACAGCAGCAACGCAAGATAGATCAGGACACCTCAGCATCAAGCAGCCAGGGCCATCATGGATGGATGTGCTAATGTAAGCTAAAGAGTACACAGGGAAACAAATTCACCATTAGTTGAAGATAAGCTCCTAGCATGTTAAAATCACAGTTTCAGAATTAAGGATGTATAATAAACCTTGCATGGCAGTTCAAGCTTTAAGAAAAGCAAAATAAATTTGGGACCACTTATTCTATCATTATAGAGGAAATTTAGTCCCTTTGTCGATAATGCTCCTCAAAATTACGATGCTGATTGAGCATTTTACAATAATGAGAGATTGTTTGAGACAAGTAATAGTTTTTTTTACCATATTAAGAAATCATCAGCCTCAAGAATAACAAGGTTGAGGAGGAATTTCAGATTTACATCCAACACAAGGTAACCATCAGTCTCTCTTAGCCATTCAACCCCTCAATTTATATCAAATCAATTCTAAGATGCAAGAATTGCAAAATCAACAAATAAACAGGACCCAAAAAAACCCATAACAGCAGAATCCACAAGACCAGATCTTGCAGACCTAAACATCATAAAATTACTGTACTGGATACAAACACACGAGCACACCTAGTCATGCCCCTCATAGTATTGAACCTTTTTGTTGAACCTCCATGTCGATTCCAATTGGCTGCACACGCTCAGAACTATTCAATTACAGTGTGCAGGTTTAGATCCTAAACACTTGCAATTTATTAATGATACATTGAACCAAATGGATTTTTACCAAATAACAagttttaaactttgatttttaggactCTATCTTATAGAACGCAAAAATTGTACTCACGCCAACACACCCCAAccggcaaaaaaaaaaaactataaataaataagtaataagtaaataaataaataaataaataaataaataaaaggagtCTAAATCATGTCATCTAGTGGCGATCATGAACATGACAGCAGCAACACACATATTAAATGCTAAAAACAAAACAATGCCTGAGCCTTGATCAACAGCATCATTCCCTAAGAAAAGGTGACAATAATCTCAGCTACAGATGGCTTGGGACActtgaaatttttattaatactcAGACCTCAGTCCTTGAGTTATGTAACTTATGTTGGACTGTTATTACAAGTTTAGAAGCCAGTCAGTGTACTATTTAATTTAGGGTAAATAATGACATCTTCAAACAGGACGTTTTCCAAAAGAGCCACAAGTTACAGCTTTAAGTCCCACCCTCCCTGTTACCTTATTTTTTCCCTCTTTGTTGACGCAGAAGTACATAGGTTAGCTGGCATGTGCTTCTCTCTCTCTTTTCACAGCATTTTCATTATACCCACCTTTGAGCTATTGCTCCACACGGACAAATCATACAAGTACAAGAGAACAACAGTATATTCAACGTAATCCAACTGAAAGCAATTCAGTAGGAAGCTACATGAAAACCATAGCAGAGAGGAATAAACAAATTCTTCTTTTCACATGGTATTAAGTACCACTGCCACATCAAATTAAAGTTACAATCGGTAAAGGTCTCTACAATAACAACAAAGCAAAAGCAATTTAAGCTAATCACTTATCAAAACCACAGTAGTTTCGATAACAAGTCAGTCCAACCGTGCATAGCCAACAAACCTTTCCAGCATGTGTCACAGAAAAGATGACCGCAAGCGACGGAGCGTAAATTGTCACGAGAGAAATTCTCAAAACAGATCCCACATGTCACCTACCAGAAAACATAAACAAACATGAATGATCAATGAGAGTGAAGACTGCCCATGATGATAGGAAGTATAATAGTGCAAAATAGTAACTTACTTCCTTAGCATTGGAAAGATTCACCACTGGCATCTCCAATATGCCAACAGCATTACGAACTCTATCTTCATCCGTAAACCATTCTTCATGAACATTATTCACAGTCCTCCATAATCaatttcatgaaaaaaaatagCTAATACGTCAACAAAGACGTCATAATTGataacacaaaaaattattaaaaacaaaAGGTGCCAAGAATCCGGTGCTGTAGCATCGAGGGCTTAAAAAAACTTTCCACAACCCAAAAACTCATAATTTTAATAACTTCATGCTCTAACAAAATTACCCAACTCGAACTAAGAAAACTCAACTTTTTACAAAAAGGATCACAGATTTCTAAATTTGAGACAATGGAACAAGAAAACTACCAGTTATATCGACGCAAAAGAATACAAGCTGCTTCTCTTGAAATTGAAAGGACGGTAGAAATTTTGGTAATGTCTTCCTCTTGACGCTGATGTATATCTTCCTCGTTTAAGATGGTATAGTTCTTCTGGAACATAAACAATGATATACGTTCAGGAATATTTTGATGAGGAATACAAATAACTATTTGTGCTCATAGCCATGTTAGTTCAAAGCTCATATGGTAGACAGGTAGAGCATGTAAAGAAGGCACTCCTGTAATAAAATGCCCTAGCTAATGTTCCCCTTCAGTAGCTTGGGTGCTTGTTCCACACAATGAAGATTATACCACACACATGTCAATAGGATACAAAGCGTTCCACTGACACCAACTAAGAGAGTACAAAGATGTCTTTCTTTCAGACAGTTAAACTGGCCGAGCTTGGTTTAACTCAACAGAGATATAGTAATGTAGGTGTTAAAGCGAGGAACGAAATTGGATTCAACAAAAAAAACCAACTATCTAGAGGTTTTTACAGAAATTGGAGCAATAATTGTTAATTTGTTACAGAAATCTCCGAAATTGGAGCTGGAAAAAAATCCATGGAAGCCAAGCCTAGAACCAGGGTCTGATACCGTGTTAAAGCAAGGAATGAATACTCTTTTTGTATATTATTGGTACCAAAAAGTCCATACAGAGATAGTTGGCTTTTATACGATTGGTCTAATCTCAACCAACTAACTCACAGAAACGTGATACAAAGTCGCAAAGTAAGAAACACGATTTATGCCTCGTATTCAATATCACCAATAGTAGGTGGCAGTTGTTCTTGGTCCGGCACTTGATCAAGAATGTTCTGGctttaataaatacaaatatggcTAATACAACCAAGTTGTTTTTGACCTCATCAACTACACAAATTAAGCCCGACATTTATTGTGATCAAATCTAAAACCCTAACTCAAGCACTTAAGCTAAAACTTTGAAACAACCAAACACAATTAATATAACTTTAACCTGACTAAACGCAAAATAAACAAGAATTTTCACCTCGACGATCCTGAATAaccataataattaattatccaGCCTTATTCCCATGGATTACCAACCTTAGAATCGCAGACTCGAACAAGATTTTTAAAAAGCGGCAGGAGACCCAGAAAATCTTTGAAATCAAGTGCTTTCTCTTGCAACTTGATCTCCTAGAACTCAATCTTTTGGCAacataaacaaaacaaaataaattaaattaaataaaaagagCAGGATGTCACTCTAGCGTACCTGAGAATGCCTGGTGATAGCATCATCGCGGTCATCAGAGTCATTGGTAATAAAGTCGTAATCATCAATCTCTTCCTCTTCATCAGCACAGTCATAACTGTAGTCGTAATCTTCTTCAGCCTCCATGTCGTCATCCTCTTCGCCGCCGCTGTAATAATCGTCTTCTTCCTCCACCGACGCTACATCGTTGGCATCGTGCATATCATCCTCCGATTCCATCGCAATTACCGATTGATGAGATAaccaaatgcaaaaaaaaaaacaaaaaacaaaaaaaaaacaccgaGAGAGAAACCCTAGGAAGTACAAACAGAAAAAGGAAGCAAAAGAAAAACTTGTAGAGTTATAATGGTAAgtaattgatttgatttgacTGCAGAGAAGAGGCGAGGAGAGGAGCGGAGACGAAAATAAATAGGATATGGGAAAGTgcttcaactctttttttcctttttctattgatttttttccctttttttttaacCTTCTCCTTTTACCTATCTATATGTATGCGCTCACCAGTCACCGGTTTCGGTTTCCTATCTtttatcataataaaaataaaataataattcataaatctCTTGCGATTTTATTAGGGCAGAAATCGTtcttaagatttttttttttttttttgagaaattcTTAAGAGTTATAGTCTCACTATAATTCAAAACACAAATATCGGATAATTAGAATAGTAATATATTGATTGACCAATTTcgtattattaatatttatagatCATGTAATATTAGCATCACAACGCTTTGTGATTTCACACGTGacaacatatatatttataaaataaaaaatattgatattctTTTATAACTACTTTTCTTTTATCGCATGAGTTATTGGaattctaaaattctaaataaagattaattttttaaaaaacttttaacgattttaaaattagattaaATATGATAGTTGTAGTCAGACTacaaatttatgaaaatatatctTTGTGtcacttttatttttattaaattaaataaaatgaaaatataaaacTTTTTTGCTTTGAAAGAGATATTTTTGGTATCTTAAAAATTACATCATGACATAAAAATCATGTAACCTCAACCTTTTTATCACATGGTAAAAATAGAATCGCAtgttaaacaaaacaaaataaaatcataacgATAGTATAGATATTTAACTACTATGCATATTAGAATGAGTAATATTCGTGGTCACCAAATACAAGCTTCCTATTAATATCATCATGATGGAAATTTCAGTCACTTTTGATATAATATCCTAAATATGGATCTAAAAATAGATATTTTTTCTCATATACAATGtgcattgaaaaaataaataactatatatatatatatataataaatatccaAATTTAGATACCTTCTTTAAACATAGCCTTGTTAGAACATCTCATATCCCAACATCATGGTTCGCTTCACATACATGTTGCGGAATTCTTGCAGGAACATTGTGTATTTATAAGAAAAAAAGAGGGTTAATTTGTGGGAAATTAACCAAATATCATGAGGTCACAATCTTGTTTTTTTCTGCAGAAGAAAATCATGCACGTAAAGTAAACTCATTGCATTATAGAAAGTGGAATCCCTACATCAATGTTCTAGGTAAGAATGACAATCCATAAAGTAAAAACAGAAATTGAAATAATAtccatttataaaatattatcaaaaataaaaaatacttcaAAAGCGAATGAACCTACTACGACCCACCTAAATTTCacatatacattatatatataatgtaagCCCGTATTCCACTACGGCATTGGACCCAAAAAAATCGTATTTGCAGTCAGAAAACTGCCACAATATAGTAGCATTTGCCTTTTATTGTTGCCACTAGTTGATACTCAGCATTATCTTCTGTTGTATAGCTTCATGTAATTTGTTCGAAACCACCTGCAATAAATTCAATATCAAATGTGTTATACTGTTAGTTACTGATACAAGTCTTCGCCCCACCAATATCAACTGCCAAATATTAGTAGAATAGCACAATCGATTCAAGGCCGTCTTAGTTATCACATGGCAAAGTGTGCTTGAAAATAGATTCTTGTGTCATTCTCATGCACCTTTACCGGTGGATTCTTAATATTGTATTTTTGCAACAGTGAAACAAATCCCGGCTCTGAAGTGAAAAATGGTCGACTAACTCAGATCAATCGAGTCGAAGTTTAAAATGTCACAGGGAAAAAAATTTTAGCCGTAAGGTTGATCAACTTCACACAATTTGTAAGAGTTACGAACTCATTCACATTGAGTTAATCTTCATAAGGCAAAACTGTGGTTAACATAGCTACAAATCCATGCATATCACGGTGTTTGTTCAGACACTGAATATTAGAAAAGCATAAGCACCATAAGTATAGATATAAAAACTTCACATGTCAGAAACATACCATCAAATTAACTTTAGGTAGGAAGCAGAGGTTGTCTTTCATCAGGTACACGGTGGGTAGCCTGAATAAAGCAAAACAAAAATGATGAATTGTGCAGTTAAAAAAGCATGCACAAATGCATTTTAAAAGGATGGTGACTGTACCTCTTCATTTGCACCAGCAGCCATATTTATAAAGGATGACTCCCTTGACCTGACAGGAACAAGAAAAAATAAAGATCCGTTGCGTAAATAATAATCTGTTGTTAATGCAAAAAATTGTTTGAGGAAGAACTGCAAGAAATTTAAGAGCTGTTATATCACGAAATTAggtcaattcaaaatcacaacaCAAATAATGAAACGTGACAAAAGCACAGTTCTATTAATCGAGACGCTGGATGCCTGGATCAAACCAGCATTGAATCAAAATCCAGGTTTTTTGCTTcagagaattgacaacagtatATCAAATTAGCAATAGATGTCATGACATCCACAGAATCAATAGGAAGCCAAAGCTTGGTTCGAAGAGTTAATTGATTCATTAATTTGGAATTAGAGAGAGGCTGTAAAGTTATTTATAATTTGGAGAAACTATGAAATGGTACATATCTATTGTCGTAAATTATCACACTTGAAATTTGATGATCTTTGGATCATGTTGGAAGTACTTCACTTCTAATATAATAAGGAAAAAGCATTAAAGCAATGAAGAATAAACAGTAATTTAAGAACGGTAATTTCATAAAAGACACAATTACCTATGGTTATCCTGCGAGTCCAATTTCTCGTGCATCCCATTTTGTTGTTGGTCCTCCTTGGCCTTTGAAAGAGGCGAAAAAAACTGCCAAACATAAGACATAAGAAACCAAGATGTAAGCACCAATAAACTTATACGTAATAAAGCGAATGCTTGCCTGAGTGATGATACCTGGTGCATTGAGATGAAAACCACCGAAATACCCAACATAAAGTTTACTGTCAAAGTATGGCCAAACATAACAGCAGATGCTATGCCGGTAAATATCGTAGCTACAGTTGACGAATACTTCTTCAAAATTGTATCTGTTAACATTTTGCAACAGGAATTCACATACCATATGAGACTCTTGACAACAGGAAGCAGAATGGGAAAATCACTTATTGTACAAGTCCACAATAAAGAAACTAAATCGTCAGTTCTCATCATTAAATTATTATTCTCACCAGCATATTTGAAGAAAAAGGAGGATAAAATTCCTTGTGCGGCATTGTTACATATTAAAAGCATGGTAGCTTTTGAATGTCCCTCAAATATATCTAAGCTGTTGGGACCTGAAAtatgataatatttattaagCAAACTCTGTAATCAATTTAGCTCCAGTGGCAAGCACAAATGCACAATGCAAACAATTTACATGCCAGTGTAAACTTGTGATTATGCCATAATAGGGCAGCAAAACTCAGAATGTGATAAATGGTTGAAAAGAAAAGGCAAGGGTGAGAAAGTTAGAACTTGGCACCTAGTACCTTTAAAAATTGCAGATCCAAGAATTGCAAGGAAGTTGAATATTGCTCCGTACCCATACAAAAACAAATTCtgcaaatcaaataaatcataagAACTGATAAAAATAACTCAGCAAGTGTGTCTCTACGactaacataaataaaaaatcctcTACCAGGGAGATGTCAGAAGCTAATTAATTAGTCGACTTTTCCAAGTACCATATAAAAATAGTAAGAATCAGTGATGGTCAACTACATCATTCAAACAAAATAACACCAAAACAAATTTCTTCCAATTTACGGCCTTTGTCAAAAAGTGCAGGATCATTTACAACAATGCACTATTGTGCATTGTGCGTGACACAGCAAGTGGCTATCGGGAAAGAGGCAACCGATATGTCACTTCAAAGAACACAACTCTGCTCACACTTTCAGCACCCAAGGTAAAAAGAAAGGAAAGTGGATGGAAGGTGGTGGCCAACACGTGAATAAAAAGTGGAAAAAGATGGAGCATAGGAAATAGAATCATAAACAAGCAAGTTTAAGTGATATAACACAAAAGCTTGCCAAATTGGTGCAGTCATATCACCTGAAGATAAATGCTGGTATCATATTGGCTTTTCAAGGCATATTCATTGAACACTGAGGCCATAGAAGGAACTGTCACCTGCAAACTTTCAATATTTAGCTTCTATTGTAGGAAAGCAATTTATTGATAGCCAAAAGGAATAAACATACAAAGACAATTAAATGCAATCATAAGTAGACACCATAAATCACTTACAAAAATCAGAGTATATACATATGCAACAGTTGAAACAGGAACACCCAAGGCAGCGGCACCCTCAGGTGAGGTTCGAAGTTGATTTATGGTGATCCCAATGAGCAACAAAGCTAGAGCCTCCCACTGTTATATAACAACATACAAGAACCAAGTATTTATCATGTAATTATACATCGAACCCACAAAATCACAAAGAAAGAAAACTTATCATGGGGTGGTGAACGAATACAAACAGGCACACATAGAGAAAACAAACCGGTTTCACATATCCACATAATATGATCAAATTCACGATGTTATACCAACACAAATCCAAGCCTCAACTATGGAACTAACCTGAATAACTGAAAATCGACGTTTCATTACAATCTTCAGAAGAACAGCAATGACCAAAACCTATGAAACAACATAAAAATGCTATTAAACACTACTAGCAAACATgagatatgaaaaaaaattaaaagcacCAGCAGCTTCTCACTGCACACCCCCTACATGAGAGGAATAAAATTTGAGTCCCTCGTCCCCGCAATGtatcaaaaaacaaaataacagAAACACCAAACTATATATCAAAATAAAGATAAATATGCACTGGTGTGCTAGCGTCAGTAAGAGCAATTGCTATGTGGCAAAGAAGAGGGAAAAAGTCATGAAACAATA comes from the Henckelia pumila isolate YLH828 chromosome 1, ASM3356847v2, whole genome shotgun sequence genome and includes:
- the LOC140877899 gene encoding CMP-sialic acid transporter 3 yields the protein MKNGMIECSVCHSKLVSPSTKSVSRAYDKHRTKVSSKQRALNILLVGGDCVLVGFQPILVYMSKVDGKFMFSPISVNFLTEIAKVIFAILMLVLQARRQKVGEKPLLSISTFIQAARNNVLLAVPALLYAINNYLKFIMQLYFNPATVKMLSNLKVLVIAVLLKIVMKRRFSVIQWEALALLLIGITINQLRTSPEGAAALGVPVSTVAYVYTLIFVTVPSMASVFNEYALKSQYDTSIYLQNLFLYGYGAIFNFLAILGSAIFKGPNSLDIFEGHSKATMLLICNNAAQGILSSFFFKYADTILKKYSSTVATIFTGIASAVMFGHTLTVNFMLGISVVFISMHQFFSPLSKAKEDQQQNGMHEKLDSQDNHRSRESSFINMAAGANEEATHRVPDERQPLLPT
- the LOC140873676 gene encoding probable E3 ubiquitin-protein ligase ARI8 isoform X2, translating into MESEDDMHDANDVASVEEEDDYYSGGEEDDDMEAEEDYDYSYDCADEEEEIDDYDFITNDSDDRDDAITRHSQKNYTILNEEDIHQRQEEDITKISTVLSISREAACILLRRYNWTVNNVHEEWFTDEDRVRNAVGILEMPVVNLSNAKEVTCGICFENFSRDNLRSVACGHLFCDTCWKAYISTSIHDGPGCLMLRCPDLSCVAAVGQDMIDKLATDADKEKYHRYLLRSYVEDSRTIKWCPAPGCDSAVEYVVGSGNYDVACSCSYGFCWNCTEEAHRPVDCETVAKWILKNSAESENMNWILANSKPCPKCKRPIEKNQGCMHMTCTPPCKFEFCWLCLGAWSDHGERTGGFYACNRYEAAKQEGVYDDDERRREMAKNSLERYTHYYERWASNQSSRQKAISDLQQMQSIHLEKLSEVQSQPESQLKFIIEAWQQISECRRVLKWTYAYGYYLPEKEHNKRQFFEYLQGDAEAGLERLHQCAEKELMNYINSDKASKDFDDFRTKLAGLTSVTRNYFENLVRALENGLSDVDSQTLGNKTSSKNVAGSSSSKAKGGRGKGSSKTSTSTRNTDDSGNWACDQCTILNARSATTCHMCHHSR
- the LOC140873676 gene encoding probable E3 ubiquitin-protein ligase ARI8 isoform X1, with the translated sequence MESEDDMHDANDVASVEEEDDYYSGGEEDDDMEAEEDYDYSYDCADEEEEIDDYDFITNDSDDRDDAITRHSQNYTILNEEDIHQRQEEDITKISTVLSISREAACILLRRYNWTVNNVHEEWFTDEDRVRNAVGILEMPVVNLSNAKEVTCGICFENFSRDNLRSVACGHLFCDTCWKAYISTSIHDGPGCLMLRCPDLSCVAAVGQDMIDKLATDADKEKYHRYLLRSYVEDSRTIKWCPAPGCDSAVEYVVGSGNYDVACSCSYGFCWNCTEEAHRPVDCETVAKWILKNSAESENMNWILANSKPCPKCKRPIEKNQGCMHMTCTPPCKFEFCWLCLGAWSDHGERTGGFYACNRYEAAKQEGVYDDDERRREMAKNSLERYTHYYERWASNQSSRQKAISDLQQMQSIHLEKLSEVQSQPESQLKFIIEAWQQISECRRVLKWTYAYGYYLPEKEHNKRQFFEYLQGDAEAGLERLHQCAEKELMNYINSDKASKDFDDFRTKLAGLTSVTRNYFENLVRALENGLSDVDSQTLGNKTSSKNVAGSSSSKAKGGRGKGSSKTSTSTRNTDDSGNWACDQCTILNARSATTCHMCHHSR